A genomic stretch from Mycobacterium paraterrae includes:
- a CDS encoding 3'(2'),5'-bisphosphate nucleotidase CysQ produces MTDHEVAARLATEAGRLLLGVREELADGTEAERKAAGDKRSHDYLIAALARERHDDAVLSEEGVDDPIRLSAQRVWIVDPLDGTREFSELGRDDWAVHVALWQSGDLVAGAVALPAQGVTLATPNPTPPPAHSGEPRIVVSRTRPPTIALQVREQLNGTLVEMGSAGAKVAAVIQGLADVYVHAGGQYEWDSAAPVAVARAAGLHTSRIDGSPLEYNRADPKLPDLVVCRPEFAAAVLAVTS; encoded by the coding sequence ATGACCGATCACGAGGTAGCCGCACGGCTGGCCACCGAAGCGGGCCGGCTGCTGCTGGGGGTTCGCGAGGAACTCGCCGATGGAACCGAGGCCGAACGAAAAGCTGCGGGCGACAAGCGGTCCCACGACTATTTGATAGCTGCGCTGGCCCGTGAACGGCACGACGACGCGGTGCTGTCCGAAGAGGGCGTGGACGACCCGATTCGGCTGAGCGCGCAGCGGGTGTGGATCGTCGACCCGTTGGACGGCACCCGGGAATTCTCCGAGCTCGGCCGCGACGACTGGGCCGTGCACGTCGCGCTGTGGCAGTCCGGTGACCTGGTGGCCGGCGCGGTGGCGCTTCCCGCGCAGGGCGTCACCTTGGCCACCCCGAATCCCACACCGCCACCGGCACATTCCGGCGAGCCGCGGATCGTGGTGTCACGGACCCGCCCGCCCACGATCGCCCTGCAGGTGCGCGAGCAGCTGAACGGCACGCTGGTCGAGATGGGCTCGGCGGGAGCGAAAGTCGCCGCGGTCATCCAGGGCCTGGCCGACGTTTACGTGCACGCGGGCGGTCAGTACGAGTGGGATTCGGCGGCGCCGGTCGCGGTGGCCCGCGCTGCGGGGCTGCACACGTCGCGCATCGACGGATCGCCGCTGGAGTACAACAGGGCTGATCCGAAGCTGCCCGACCTGGTGGTGTGCCGTCCCGAATTCGCAGCCGCGGTGCTCGCGGTCACCAGCTGA
- a CDS encoding dipeptide ABC transporter ATP-binding protein, with protein sequence MSRLLDVRNLAVSFATEGPSLKAVRGIDFHVDTGEVVAIVGESGSGKSTAAMAVVSLLPDYADVRGSVRLQGTELIGLPDGAMSRYRGNSVGMVFQDPMSALTPVYTVGDQIAEAIEVHRRTGRRTARQRAVELLELVGIKQPEKRARAFPHELSGGERQRVVIAIAIANDPDLLICDEPTTALDVTVQAQILDVLKTARDVTGAGVLLITHDLGVVGEFADRALVMYAGRIVESAAVNDVYRDRRMPYTVGLLGSVPRLDAPQGTRLVPIPGAPPSLTALEPGCPFAPRCPLVVDECLSAEPELLPVAPDHYAACIRTEHVVGRAAADVYGVSTEAGALPHDEQPIVVRVRDLVKTYPLTKGVLLRRSVGEVRAVDGISFELRQGRTLGIVGESGSGKSTTLHQILELVAPQSGSIELLGKDVAGLNAVGRRAVRRDIQVIFQDPAAALDPRLPVFELLAEPLHANGFGKADTHARVAEMLDTVGLRRSDAARYPAEFSGGQKQRIGIARALALRPKILALDEPVSALDVSIQAGILNLLLDLQQEFGLSYLFVSHNLSVVKHMAHDVVVMLRGAIVEQGESDEIFHRPQHEYTQRLLAAVPQPDSAHG encoded by the coding sequence GTGAGCCGGCTACTCGACGTCCGCAACCTGGCAGTGAGCTTCGCCACCGAGGGACCGTCATTGAAGGCTGTGCGCGGCATCGACTTTCACGTCGACACCGGCGAGGTGGTGGCAATTGTCGGCGAATCCGGCTCCGGGAAGTCGACGGCGGCCATGGCGGTCGTCTCCCTGCTTCCCGACTACGCCGACGTCCGCGGGTCGGTGCGGTTGCAGGGCACCGAACTGATCGGCCTGCCCGACGGCGCGATGTCGCGCTATCGCGGCAACTCGGTCGGCATGGTGTTCCAGGACCCGATGTCAGCGCTGACGCCGGTCTACACCGTCGGTGATCAGATCGCCGAGGCCATCGAGGTGCACCGGCGCACCGGGAGACGCACCGCCCGTCAGCGCGCGGTCGAGTTGCTCGAGCTGGTCGGCATCAAGCAACCGGAAAAGCGTGCCCGTGCGTTCCCTCACGAACTTTCGGGTGGCGAGCGGCAGCGCGTTGTTATCGCGATCGCGATCGCGAACGATCCCGACCTGTTGATCTGTGACGAGCCGACCACCGCACTCGATGTGACCGTGCAGGCGCAGATCCTCGACGTGCTCAAGACCGCCCGCGACGTGACCGGCGCGGGGGTGCTGCTGATCACGCATGACCTGGGCGTAGTCGGCGAATTCGCCGACCGGGCACTGGTGATGTACGCCGGTCGGATCGTCGAATCGGCCGCGGTCAACGACGTCTACCGGGACCGCCGAATGCCCTATACGGTTGGTCTTTTGGGCTCGGTTCCACGGCTGGATGCACCGCAGGGCACCAGGCTGGTGCCGATTCCTGGTGCTCCGCCGTCGCTGACGGCGCTGGAGCCAGGCTGCCCGTTCGCGCCGCGCTGCCCGCTCGTGGTCGACGAATGCCTCAGTGCGGAACCGGAATTGCTGCCGGTCGCACCCGACCACTATGCGGCCTGCATCCGGACCGAGCACGTCGTCGGGCGCGCCGCAGCTGACGTGTACGGGGTCAGCACCGAGGCCGGGGCGTTGCCGCACGACGAACAGCCGATCGTCGTGCGGGTCCGCGATCTGGTCAAGACCTATCCGTTGACCAAGGGCGTGTTGTTGCGCCGCAGTGTCGGCGAAGTCCGCGCGGTCGACGGCATCAGCTTCGAACTGCGGCAGGGTCGCACGCTGGGCATCGTCGGTGAGTCGGGGTCGGGCAAGTCGACCACGCTGCACCAGATCCTCGAACTGGTTGCGCCGCAGTCAGGATCGATTGAACTACTGGGCAAGGATGTCGCCGGGCTGAACGCGGTGGGCCGCCGAGCGGTGCGGCGCGACATCCAGGTGATCTTCCAGGACCCGGCGGCGGCGCTGGATCCGCGGCTGCCGGTGTTCGAACTGTTGGCCGAGCCGTTGCACGCCAACGGCTTCGGCAAGGCCGACACACACGCTCGCGTTGCCGAAATGTTGGACACCGTCGGGCTTCGGCGTAGCGATGCCGCCCGTTATCCGGCGGAGTTCTCCGGTGGGCAGAAGCAACGGATCGGGATCGCGCGGGCGCTGGCGCTGCGGCCCAAGATCCTTGCCCTCGACGAGCCGGTCTCCGCCCTCGACGTGTCAATTCAGGCCGGCATCCTCAACCTGCTGCTCGACCTGCAGCAGGAGTTTGGTCTGTCGTATCTGTTTGTTTCCCACAATCTTTCAGTGGTCAAGCACATGGCGCACGACGTCGTGGTGATGCTGCGAGGCGCGATTGTCGAGCAAGGCGAAAGCGACGAGATCTTCCACCGGCCGCAACACGAATATACGCAGCGGCTTCTTGCCGCCGTGCCGCAACCGGATTCGGCTCATGGCTAA
- a CDS encoding LLM class flavin-dependent oxidoreductase, whose protein sequence is MTMPVMEPDLNAGVLRDWARIIDDGPFSSLCWGERMAFDNPETCTLMGALAAWTDRVRLVTTVIVPQLHDPVMLAKALATGDMMSGGRLTVGLGVGGRVEDYVAVGADPSTQTIRGLAERIAVMKRVWAGEKVTESVLPVGPLPAQPGGPPLLVGTIGPKTLRHAATWADGLAGTTLDLDVAKQNELFDVARHAWSEAGKSKPHLATSFWFALGDADEARAQVHRHLRRYMNWIPAEYVDAMAPHTGFAGSDDDLVALFRRFEAVGTDEIQLIPTSSDLNQLRRVAELVEAIDG, encoded by the coding sequence ATGACCATGCCGGTCATGGAGCCGGATTTGAATGCCGGCGTACTGCGGGACTGGGCGCGCATCATCGACGACGGCCCGTTCTCGTCGTTGTGCTGGGGCGAGCGGATGGCTTTCGACAATCCCGAGACGTGCACGTTGATGGGCGCGTTGGCGGCCTGGACCGACCGGGTGCGACTGGTGACAACCGTGATCGTGCCGCAGTTGCACGATCCGGTGATGCTTGCCAAGGCGTTGGCGACCGGCGACATGATGAGCGGTGGACGGCTCACCGTCGGGCTGGGTGTCGGCGGGCGCGTCGAAGACTACGTCGCCGTCGGGGCGGATCCGTCGACGCAGACCATCCGCGGCTTGGCCGAGCGGATCGCGGTGATGAAGCGGGTCTGGGCCGGTGAGAAGGTCACCGAGTCGGTGCTGCCGGTCGGGCCGTTGCCGGCGCAGCCGGGCGGACCGCCGTTGCTGGTGGGCACCATCGGACCGAAGACGCTGCGCCACGCGGCGACCTGGGCCGACGGGTTGGCCGGGACGACGCTGGACCTCGACGTCGCCAAGCAGAACGAGTTGTTCGACGTCGCGCGCCACGCCTGGTCGGAGGCGGGCAAGTCGAAACCGCATCTGGCCACGTCGTTTTGGTTCGCTCTCGGCGACGCCGACGAGGCCCGCGCGCAGGTGCATCGGCATCTGCGGCGCTACATGAACTGGATACCGGCCGAGTACGTCGACGCCATGGCCCCGCACACCGGATTCGCCGGCAGCGACGACGACCTGGTCGCGCTGTTTCGCCGGTTCGAAGCCGTAGGCACCGACGAGATACAGCTCATCCCAACCAGTTCCGATCTCAATCAGCTCCGGCGGGTAGCCGAGTTGGTGGAGGCAATCGATGGCTGA
- a CDS encoding DUF2237 family protein, producing the protein MAERNVLGGPLEPCGSEPLTGFYRDGCCSSGPEDIGFHTICAVVTAEFLEHQRGIGNNLSTPMPQFKFPGLVPGDRWCVTANNWLRAYRDGCAAPVVLACTHERTLDIVPLEALQEHAVDVPDDLGSL; encoded by the coding sequence ATGGCTGAACGCAACGTGTTGGGCGGCCCGCTGGAGCCGTGCGGCAGCGAACCGCTCACCGGCTTCTACCGGGACGGCTGCTGTTCGAGCGGACCGGAAGACATTGGCTTTCATACTATTTGCGCGGTGGTAACCGCGGAGTTCCTCGAACATCAGCGCGGCATCGGCAACAATCTCTCAACTCCCATGCCGCAGTTCAAGTTTCCCGGCCTGGTGCCCGGCGATCGATGGTGTGTGACCGCGAACAACTGGCTGCGGGCCTACCGTGACGGTTGCGCAGCTCCAGTGGTGTTGGCCTGTACACACGAGCGCACCCTGGACATCGTGCCGCTCGAAGCCTTGCAGGAGCACGCCGTTGACGTGCCCGACGATCTCGGCAGCCTGTAG
- the cysD gene encoding sulfate adenylyltransferase subunit CysD has translation MTTQEAPAAGQYELSHLRSLEAEAIHIIREVAAEFERPVLLFSGGKDSIVMLHLALKAFRPGRLPFPVMHVDTGHNFDEVIAARDELVAETGVRLVIAKVQDDIDAGRVVETIPSRNPLQTVTLLRAIRENKFDAAFGGARRDEEKARAKERVFSFRDEFGQWDPKAQRPELWNIYNGRHHKGEHIRVFPLSNWTEFDIWSYIGAEKIKLPSIYYAHKRKVFLRDGMLLAVDRHLQPRADEKVIEKTVRFRTVGDVTCTGCVESTAATVAEVVAETAVSRLTERGATRADDRISEAGMEDRKRQGYF, from the coding sequence ATGACCACCCAAGAGGCTCCCGCGGCCGGGCAGTACGAGCTCAGCCACCTTCGCTCGCTGGAGGCCGAGGCGATCCACATCATCCGCGAGGTTGCGGCCGAGTTCGAGCGGCCGGTGCTGCTGTTCTCCGGCGGCAAGGACTCGATCGTGATGCTGCACCTGGCGCTGAAGGCGTTCCGGCCCGGCCGCCTGCCGTTTCCGGTGATGCACGTCGACACCGGCCACAACTTCGATGAGGTGATCGCCGCCCGCGACGAGCTGGTCGCCGAGACCGGGGTGCGGTTGGTGATCGCGAAGGTCCAGGACGACATCGACGCCGGACGGGTGGTGGAGACCATTCCGTCGCGTAATCCGCTGCAGACCGTGACGCTGCTGCGCGCAATCCGGGAGAACAAGTTCGACGCCGCGTTCGGCGGCGCCCGCCGCGACGAAGAAAAGGCGCGCGCCAAGGAGCGGGTGTTCAGCTTCCGCGACGAGTTCGGCCAGTGGGATCCGAAGGCGCAGCGCCCCGAGCTGTGGAACATCTACAACGGCCGCCACCACAAGGGTGAGCACATCCGGGTGTTCCCGCTGTCGAACTGGACCGAGTTCGACATCTGGTCCTACATCGGCGCCGAGAAGATCAAGCTGCCGTCGATTTACTACGCCCACAAGCGCAAGGTTTTCCTGCGTGACGGCATGCTGCTGGCCGTCGACAGGCACCTGCAGCCGCGCGCCGACGAGAAGGTGATCGAGAAAACCGTCCGCTTCCGCACGGTCGGCGACGTGACCTGCACCGGCTGCGTGGAATCGACCGCCGCCACCGTCGCCGAAGTGGTCGCCGAGACGGCCGTCTCGCGTCTGACCGAGCGCGGCGCGACACGAGCCGACGATCGGATCTCCGAGGCCGGAATGGAAGACCGCAAGAGGCAGGGGTACTTCTGA
- a CDS encoding VOC family protein gives MPIEFNHTIVAAHDKRESAEFICELFGLPTPQPFGHFLVAALEHGASLDYADVAAGEEIRPQHYAFLVSEDDFDAIYGKISSRGLQHWADPAGRRPGEFNTNDGGRGVYFRDPAGHYLEILTRPYGSGG, from the coding sequence ATGCCTATCGAGTTCAACCACACCATCGTCGCCGCCCACGACAAGCGGGAATCGGCCGAATTCATCTGCGAGTTGTTCGGATTGCCCACCCCCCAACCGTTCGGTCATTTCTTGGTGGCCGCCCTGGAGCACGGCGCCAGCCTCGACTACGCCGACGTAGCTGCCGGTGAAGAGATCCGTCCGCAGCACTATGCGTTTCTGGTGTCCGAGGACGACTTCGACGCGATTTACGGCAAAATCTCCTCGCGCGGGCTGCAGCACTGGGCGGATCCGGCCGGTCGCCGGCCCGGCGAGTTCAACACCAACGACGGCGGACGCGGCGTGTATTTCCGTGATCCGGCGGGCCACTATCTGGAGATCCTGACCCGCCCGTACGGCTCGGGCGGTTAG
- a CDS encoding ABC transporter permease, whose product MTRFLARRLANYVVLLALASFLTFCLTSVAFSPLESLMQRSPRPPQAVIDAKAAQLGLNKPIPLRYADWVSHAVRGDFGSTITGQPVSGELWRRIGVSLRLLLIGSVGGTVIGVILGAWGAIRQYRISDRVITMLSLLVLSAPTFVIANLLILGALRVNWALGWQLFQYTGETSPALIDGTGARLVDRLQHLVLPTLTLMLGTAAGFSRYQRNAMLDVLGQDFIRTARAKGLSRRRALVKHGLRTALIPLATLFAYGVAGLVTGAVFVEKIFGWHGMGEWMVQGVATQDTNIVAAITVFAGSVVLLAGLLSDVIYAALDPRVRVS is encoded by the coding sequence ATGACTCGGTTTCTGGCGCGTCGGCTGGCGAACTACGTGGTCCTGTTGGCGCTCGCGTCGTTTTTGACGTTCTGCCTGACATCGGTGGCGTTCTCGCCGCTGGAAAGCCTGATGCAGCGCAGCCCGCGACCGCCGCAGGCCGTGATCGACGCCAAGGCGGCGCAACTCGGGCTGAACAAGCCCATCCCCCTGCGCTATGCGGATTGGGTGTCGCACGCGGTACGCGGCGACTTCGGCTCGACGATCACCGGTCAACCGGTGTCGGGTGAACTGTGGCGGCGGATCGGCGTCAGCCTTCGGCTGCTGCTGATCGGCTCGGTGGGCGGCACTGTCATCGGGGTGATACTGGGCGCGTGGGGCGCGATCCGGCAATACCGCATCAGCGACCGCGTCATCACGATGCTGTCGCTGCTGGTGCTCTCGGCCCCGACCTTCGTGATCGCCAACCTGCTGATCCTCGGGGCGCTGCGGGTCAACTGGGCGCTCGGCTGGCAGCTGTTCCAATACACCGGCGAAACCTCGCCCGCCCTGATCGACGGCACCGGGGCGCGGCTGGTGGATCGCCTGCAGCACTTAGTGTTACCGACGCTCACGCTGATGCTCGGCACTGCGGCGGGGTTCAGCCGGTATCAGCGCAACGCGATGCTCGACGTACTCGGCCAGGACTTCATCCGCACCGCCCGGGCCAAGGGCCTGAGCCGGCGCCGCGCGTTGGTTAAGCACGGGTTGCGCACGGCGCTGATCCCGCTTGCGACGCTATTCGCCTACGGCGTAGCCGGATTGGTGACCGGTGCGGTGTTCGTCGAGAAGATCTTCGGCTGGCACGGCATGGGCGAATGGATGGTCCAGGGAGTCGCTACCCAGGACACCAACATCGTCGCGGCGATCACGGTGTTCGCCGGGTCGGTGGTGTTGTTGGCGGGTCTGCTTTCTGACGTCATTTACGCCGCGCTCGATCCGCGGGTGCGGGTGTCATGA
- the cysC gene encoding adenylyl-sulfate kinase, translating into MSASTTLLRIATAGSVDDGKSTLIGRLLYDSKAVMDDQWASVERTSKDRGHEYTDLSLVTDGLRAEREQGITIDVAYRYFATPKRKFIIADTPGHIQYTRNMVTGASTAQLAIVLVDARHGLLEQSRRHTFLASLLGIEHIVLAVNKMDLIDWDKAAFEAIRDEFYAFATRLDVKDVLTIPMSALHGDNVVSKSEHTPWYDGPALLSHLEEVYVAADRNLVDVRFPVQYVIRPQTKEHQDHRSYAGTVASGVMRPGDDVVVLPTGKPSRITAIEGPNGPVAEAFPPMAVSISLADDIDISRGDMIARPANAPRVAQEFDATVCWMADAAALEPGRDYLIKHTTRTTRVRVTALDYRLDVNTLRRDKEATALQLNELGRVSLRSQVPLLLDEYTRNASTGSFILIDPHTNGTVAAGMVLRETMAQSASPNTVRHASLVTAKDRLTRGRTLWFTGLSASGKSSVAMLVERKLLEKGVPAFVLDGDNLRHGLNADLGFSMADRAENLRRLAHVAALIADSGQVVLVPAISPLEEHRELARRVHSDAGLDFVEIFCDTPLEDCERRDPKGLYAKARAGEITHFTGIDSPYQRPKNPDLRLVPDRNLDELAQRVIELIEERP; encoded by the coding sequence ATGAGTGCGTCGACAACACTGTTGCGCATCGCGACCGCGGGGTCGGTCGACGACGGCAAGTCGACGCTGATCGGGCGTCTGCTGTATGACTCCAAGGCCGTCATGGACGACCAGTGGGCTTCGGTCGAACGTACGTCGAAGGACCGCGGCCACGAGTACACCGACCTGTCCCTGGTCACCGATGGCCTGCGCGCCGAGCGGGAACAGGGCATCACGATCGATGTGGCCTACCGCTACTTCGCCACTCCCAAGCGCAAATTCATCATCGCCGACACCCCCGGCCACATCCAGTACACCCGCAACATGGTGACCGGCGCATCGACCGCTCAGCTGGCGATCGTGCTGGTCGACGCCCGCCACGGACTGCTCGAGCAGTCCCGACGGCACACCTTCCTGGCGTCGCTGCTGGGCATCGAGCACATCGTGCTAGCGGTCAACAAGATGGACCTGATCGACTGGGACAAAGCGGCTTTCGAGGCGATCCGCGACGAGTTCTACGCCTTCGCCACCCGGCTCGACGTCAAAGACGTGCTGACCATCCCGATGTCGGCGCTACACGGCGACAACGTGGTCAGCAAGTCCGAGCACACCCCGTGGTACGACGGGCCGGCGCTGTTGTCACACCTCGAAGAGGTTTATGTCGCGGCAGATCGTAACCTCGTCGACGTCCGGTTCCCGGTGCAGTACGTCATCCGCCCGCAGACCAAAGAGCATCAGGATCACCGCAGCTATGCGGGCACGGTGGCGAGTGGCGTGATGCGTCCGGGCGACGATGTCGTCGTGCTGCCGACCGGAAAGCCCAGTCGCATCACGGCGATCGAGGGTCCTAATGGCCCTGTCGCAGAAGCGTTTCCGCCGATGGCTGTCTCGATCAGTCTTGCCGACGACATCGACATCTCCCGCGGCGACATGATCGCCCGGCCCGCCAACGCCCCGCGCGTCGCCCAGGAATTCGACGCGACGGTCTGCTGGATGGCCGACGCGGCGGCCCTGGAACCGGGCCGCGACTATCTGATCAAGCACACCACCCGAACCACCCGGGTCCGGGTCACCGCGCTGGACTACCGGCTCGATGTCAACACCCTGCGCCGAGACAAGGAAGCAACGGCGTTGCAGCTCAACGAACTCGGACGGGTATCGCTGCGATCCCAGGTGCCGCTGCTGCTCGACGAGTACACCCGCAACGCCAGCACCGGCTCCTTCATCCTGATCGACCCGCACACCAACGGGACGGTGGCCGCGGGCATGGTGCTGCGCGAGACGATGGCGCAGTCGGCGAGCCCCAACACCGTGCGGCACGCATCGCTGGTGACCGCGAAGGACCGGCTCACGCGCGGCCGCACGCTCTGGTTCACCGGCCTGTCGGCCTCCGGCAAGTCGTCGGTGGCAATGCTGGTTGAGCGTAAGCTGCTCGAAAAGGGTGTTCCCGCTTTCGTTCTGGACGGCGACAACCTGCGCCACGGCCTGAACGCCGACCTCGGCTTCAGCATGGCCGACCGCGCCGAGAACCTGCGGCGGCTGGCGCACGTGGCGGCGCTGATCGCGGACTCCGGACAGGTCGTGCTGGTACCGGCGATCAGCCCGCTGGAGGAACATCGCGAGCTGGCGCGCCGCGTGCATTCCGACGCCGGCCTGGACTTCGTCGAGATTTTCTGCGACACCCCGCTCGAGGACTGCGAGCGCCGAGACCCCAAAGGCCTCTACGCTAAAGCCCGGGCGGGTGAGATCACGCATTTCACCGGAATCGACAGCCCGTACCAGCGACCGAAGAATCCGGACCTGCGACTTGTGCCGGACCGCAATCTTGACGAGCTCGCGCAGCGCGTCATCGAATTGATCGAGGAAAGGCCATGA
- a CDS encoding Rrf2 family transcriptional regulator — protein MRMSAKAEYAVRAMVELATVEDGVRVTTDELASAQGIPPQFLVDILSALRADHLVRSHRGRDGGYELSRPGTQISIADVLRCIDGPLASVRDIGLGDLPYSGPTAALTDVWRALRASMRSVLEQTSLADVAAGALPEHVNRLAADYRDQETLRRGPRSAS, from the coding sequence ATGCGAATGTCGGCGAAGGCGGAGTATGCGGTGCGAGCGATGGTCGAACTGGCCACCGTCGAGGACGGCGTGCGAGTCACCACCGACGAACTTGCCAGTGCGCAAGGCATCCCACCCCAATTCCTGGTCGACATCCTGTCCGCCCTGAGGGCCGATCATCTCGTGCGTAGCCACCGGGGCCGCGACGGCGGCTACGAATTGTCCCGGCCCGGAACCCAAATCAGCATTGCCGACGTCCTGCGCTGCATCGACGGCCCACTGGCCAGCGTCCGCGACATCGGGCTCGGCGACCTGCCCTACTCCGGCCCGACTGCGGCGCTCACCGACGTCTGGCGGGCGCTGAGGGCCAGCATGCGTTCGGTGCTCGAGCAGACCAGCCTGGCCGACGTAGCGGCCGGAGCGCTGCCCGAGCACGTCAACCGGCTGGCCGCCGACTACCGCGACCAGGAAACCCTGCGCCGCGGGCCGCGCAGCGCCAGCTAA
- a CDS encoding beta-class carbonic anhydrase, with amino-acid sequence MTVTDDYLANNAEYAKSFHGPLPLPPSKHVAVLACMDARLDVYRVLGINEGESHVIRNAGGVATDDAIRSLAISQRLLGTTEIILIHHTDCGMLTFTDDEFKRTIQDEIGVKPPWSPEAFPDLAEDVRQSLRRIENSPFVTKHTSLRGFIFDVATGKLDEVTT; translated from the coding sequence GTGACGGTCACCGACGACTACTTGGCCAACAACGCCGAATACGCGAAGTCCTTCCACGGTCCGCTCCCGCTGCCCCCGAGCAAGCACGTCGCCGTCCTCGCCTGCATGGACGCCCGGCTCGACGTCTATCGCGTCCTGGGCATCAACGAGGGCGAATCGCACGTCATCCGCAATGCCGGCGGTGTGGCCACCGACGACGCGATCCGGTCGCTGGCCATCAGCCAGCGGCTGCTGGGAACCACCGAGATCATCCTGATCCACCACACCGACTGCGGGATGCTGACCTTCACCGACGACGAGTTCAAGCGCACGATCCAGGACGAGATCGGCGTCAAGCCGCCGTGGTCGCCCGAGGCCTTCCCCGACCTCGCCGAGGACGTCCGCCAATCGTTGCGCCGCATCGAGAACAGCCCGTTCGTCACCAAGCACACGTCGCTGCGCGGATTCATCTTCGACGTCGCCACCGGAAAGCTCGACGAGGTCACCACTTAG
- a CDS encoding ABC transporter permease, translating to MTSIAPEFASRRTLVLRRFLRRRSAVASVVVLVVLFVGCYTVPSFLPYSYSDLDFDALLQPPSARHWLGTNALGQDLLAQTLRGMQKSMLIAVCVAVISTGIAATVGSISGYFGGWRDRALMWFVDLMLVVPAFLLIMILTPRTKSSGNVLVLVLLLSGFGWMVSSRMVRGMTMSLREREFIRAARYMGVPSWRIITHHVVPNVASILIIDTALNVAVAILAETGLSFLGFGIQPPDVSLGTLIADGTQSATTFPWVFLFPAGVLVLILVCANVTGDGLRDALDPASRGGRP from the coding sequence ATGACCAGCATCGCGCCCGAATTCGCGTCGCGACGGACGTTGGTGCTGCGTCGCTTCCTGCGGCGCCGCTCGGCGGTGGCGTCGGTGGTGGTGCTGGTGGTGTTGTTCGTCGGCTGCTACACAGTGCCGTCGTTTCTGCCCTACTCCTACAGCGACCTGGACTTCGATGCGCTGCTGCAGCCGCCGAGTGCGCGACACTGGTTGGGCACCAACGCCCTTGGCCAGGACCTGCTGGCCCAGACCCTGCGCGGCATGCAGAAGTCGATGCTGATCGCGGTCTGCGTGGCGGTGATCTCCACCGGCATCGCCGCGACCGTGGGATCGATCTCCGGCTACTTCGGTGGCTGGCGTGATCGTGCGCTGATGTGGTTCGTCGACCTCATGCTGGTGGTGCCGGCGTTCCTGCTGATCATGATCCTGACGCCACGCACCAAGAGCTCCGGCAACGTGCTCGTGCTGGTGCTGCTGCTGTCGGGATTCGGCTGGATGGTCAGCTCACGCATGGTGCGCGGCATGACGATGAGCCTGCGCGAGCGCGAATTCATCCGTGCCGCACGATATATGGGGGTGCCGAGCTGGCGGATCATCACCCATCATGTGGTGCCGAACGTGGCCTCGATCCTGATCATCGACACGGCGCTGAACGTCGCGGTGGCCATCCTCGCCGAGACCGGGCTAAGTTTCCTCGGCTTCGGTATCCAGCCGCCGGACGTGTCGCTGGGCACACTGATCGCCGACGGCACCCAGTCGGCGACGACGTTCCCGTGGGTGTTCCTGTTCCCCGCCGGCGTGCTGGTGCTGATCCTGGTGTGCGCCAACGTGACCGGTGACGGTCTGCGTGACGCGCTCGACCCGGCTTCCCGGGGTGGGCGTCCGTGA